In Electrophorus electricus isolate fEleEle1 chromosome 18, fEleEle1.pri, whole genome shotgun sequence, one genomic interval encodes:
- the adgra2 gene encoding adhesion G protein-coupled receptor A2 isoform X3, which yields MPGAFQSLTVLRKLDLSNNRIGCLTPDIFQGLANLTKLNISGNIFSSLDPNIFQELSSLKLVNFDSEFLSCDCSLRWVPGFFRTSSARLGGETFCAYPRKLQNRQLRDVQESELTCEGPLELHTLSLLPSLRQIVFKGDRLPFHCTAALVDNITALHWRHQGQAVTNDPSDGVLLEANVVHDCTFVTSELILANVHVEASGEWECVVSTGRGNISRSVEIVVLENSATFCPEQRVTNNRGEFRWPRTLAGITSYQHCLQLHYPAIAVGGGVDQKKASRYCDRSGRWEEGDYSQCLYTNDITNVLHNFILSPINASSAVTLAHQVRSYTLEAAGFTDTVDVLYVAQMMQKFMDYIKQQRERLQHKLQQIFGPETLLVSQLSEILVEMASNLMQVDGQILSRAQREERVCSSIVHSLESLAWPQLEPLAQDLSMMSRNIVIEAHLIRPAHFTGMSCTAYQRRESSGISSGLETIDSTNEQQLRFRCTTGTHNTSLNAFPLKNAVALASVSLPPSLFPPSAPTDCKLQFVAFRTGRFFPFIGNASSTSDHTQRRSANTPVIYAGLDGCTMWNQSAPIIVSLRHTSPGSDPVAAHWSLQALKHHGSWRSDGCQLAHSDSSTSTLHCSVLSNYAVLQEVPNFPGLTPIPVEVLHPVVYTCTAVLLLCLFTIIFTYILHHSSIRITRKSWHTLLNTCFHIAMTMAVFAGGITLTGYPVVCQAVGIVLHYSSLSTLLWIGISARVLYKEALWQSPRQPEGEAGVPPVQRPMLRFYLIAGGVPLIICGITAAVNINNYGDGIPYCWLLWQPSIGAFYVPAGLVIVVTWIYFLCTVTRLRCQNSQRAKEPSSSASGSTPPPEAQPALSGSTSLLSTDSAVGPVRARAAPEDLHSPKAQFLALLATQLVFVLTWCCGAMAMWHADRERKLFSCLYGGVATGLGVFLVLHHCFKRLDVQAAWLSCCPGYHRSQPMPAYGPPCTAGVSGQSASERGSPLFAGCPPPPAEPNNYSSSARSSSTPSGAGSTGTGPCKLTNLLQVTQDNAHSAGRAPTGAGTNTSTSTDNNNSSSKPANDAPSAPNATAPTQQPQRRKAGGRTKAGGALYHHRGEGRGHYRLKALRGGGGGGSVGALGPPGMEQVHHLHRPASSENGSLRNSHSESQNGPLTNGRPRGEGLATSLSEGSDGGSSGGRKPFPLLPSVASRVATQQNAQRRSASRDNLKTAAAVDRDSRRSSFPLNVAMATVIGTTTSPTPAAPNGTLKGSVIQLDTSSTDQSQGSVGMRGGIWKSETTV from the exons ATGCCCGGAGCCTTTCAGAGTCTGACAGTGCTGCGGAAACT TGACCTGTCCAACAACCGGATTGGCTGCCTCACTCCAGACATTTTCCAGGGACTCGCGAACCTTACCAAACT TAACATCTCAGGCAACATCTTCTCCTCACTGGATCCGAACATTTTCCAGGAGCTTTCATCTCTAAAGCTGGT GAACTTTGACTCGGAGTTCCTGTCATGTGATTGCAGCCTGCGCTGGGTGCCAGGCTTTTTCCGCACCAGTTCGGCCCGGCTCGGTGGAGAAACGTTTTGCGCGTACCCCAGAAAGCTCCAAAACAGACAACTCCGTGACGTGCAAGAGAGCGAACTGACCTGTG AAGGCCCTTTAGAGCTGCACACGCTCTCCCTGTTACCCTCCCTGCGCCAGATTGTGTTCAAAGGAGACAGGCTGCCGTTCCACTGTACCGCCGCCCTGGTGGACAACATCACGGCCTTGCACTGGCGCCACCAAGGTCAGGCCGTGACGAACGATCCCTCGGACGGAGTTCTGCTGGAGGCAAATGTGGTGCACGACTGCACGTTCGTCACCAG CGAGCTGATCCTGGCGAACGTGCACGTGGAGGCGAGCGGCGAGTGGGAGTGCGTGGTGTCGACGGGCCGGGGAAACATCTCGCGCAGCGTGGAGATCGTGGTTCTAGAGAACAGCGCCACCTTCTGCCCTGAGCAGAGAGTGACCAATAACAGAGGAGAGTTCAG ATGGCCAAGAACTCTGGCTGGAATCACCTCATATCAGCACTGCCTGCAGCTGCATTACCCAGCCATAGCTGTAGGGGGTGGTGTGGACCAGAAGAAGGCATCTCGTTACTGCGACCGTTCTGGGCGCTGGGAAGAAGGAGACTACTCTCAGTGTCTCTACACCAATGACATCACCAATGTCCTCCACAATTTCATACTG AGTCCCATCAATGCTTCCAGCGCTGTGACGTTAGCACATCAGGTGAGGTCCTACACTCTGGAGGCAGCAGGCTTCACAGACACAGTGGATGTTCTCTATGTGGCACAGATGATGCAGAAATTCATGGACTATATCAAACAGCAACGTGAG AGATTGCAACACAAATTGCAACAGATATTCGGTCCTGAGACCCTATTGGTGTCACAGCTGTCGGAGATTCTGGTAGAGATGGCGAGTAACCTGATGCAAGTGGACGGTCAGATCCTGTCCCGGGctcagagagaagagagggttTGCAGCTCCATTGTGCACTCCCTGGAGTCGCTGGCCTGGCCTCAGCTGGAACCCCTCGCTCAGGACCTCTCGATG ATGTCTCGGAACATCGTGATTGAAGCACACTTGATACGCCCCGCCCACTTTACTGGCATGAGTTGCACTGCATATCAGAGACGGGAGAGCTCAGGAATCAGTTCTGGATTGGAAACGATAGACTCCACCAACGAGCAGCAGTTACGCTTCCGTTGTACCACTGGAACCCACAACACTTCACTAAATGCTTTCCCTTTAAAG aatgCCGTGGCACTTGCTTcggtctccctccctccatctctctttcctccGAGTGCTCCGACGGACTGCAAACTGCAGTTTGTGGCTTTCCGCACAGGAAGGTTCTTCCCTTTCATTGGAAACGCCAGCAGTACATCTGACCACACTCAAAGACGCAGCGCCAACACACCGGTCATTTACGCAGGCCTCG ATGGCTGCACCATGTGGAACCAGTCTGCTCCTATCATAGTGTCACTACGACACACGTCACCTGGCAGTGACCCTGTGGCTGCCCACTGGAGCCTGCAGGCACTCAAGCATCATGGGAGTTGGCGTTCAGATGGCTGTCAGCTGGCCCACAGTGACTCAAGCACCTCCACGCTCCACTGCTCTGTGCTCAGCAACTATGCTGTGCTTCAG gAGGTGCCTAATTTCCCAGGTCTGACCCCCATTCCTGTGGAAGTGCTCCATCCGGTGGTCTACACCTGCACTGCAGTActtctcctctgcctctttACCATCATCTTCACATACATTTTGCACCACAg CTCCATCAGGATTACCAGGAAGAGCTGGCACACCCTCCTCAACACCTGTTTCCACATCGCCATGACGATGGCGGTGTTCGCAGGGGGCATTACCCTGACCGGCTACCCAGTCGTGTGTCAAGCA gtgggtATTGTTCTGCACTACTCTTCTTTGTCCACTCTGTTGTGGATTGGGATCAGTGCACGTGTGCTCTACAAGGAAGCCTTGTGGCAGTCTCCACGGCAACCGGAGGGCGAGGCCGGGGTGCCGCCTGTCCAGCGGCCCATGCTCAG GTTTTATCTGATtgctgggggtgttcccctgaTCATATGCGGGATCACAGCAGCTGTCAACATCAACAACTACGGAGACGGCATACCTTA CTGctggttgctatggcaacctAGTATCGGCGCATTCTATGTTCCGGCTGGCCTGGTGATCGTGGTGACCTGGATCTACTTCCTGTGCACTGTGACTCGCCTGAGGTGTCAAAACTCCCAGAGGGCCAAAGAGCCGTCCAGCTCCGCCTCTGGCTCCACCCCGCCGCCCGAGGCCCAACCGGCTCTCAGCGGCAGCACCAGCCTGCTCTCAACAGACTCCGCGGTCGGCCCGGTGCGTGCCAGGGCGGCGCCAGAGGACCTGCACTCACCAAAGGCACAGTTTTTGGCGCTGCTGGCGACACAGCTGGTGTTTGTGCTCACGTGGTGCTGCGGCGCGATGGCTATGTGGCATGCGGACAGGGAGAGGAAGCTCTTCAGCTGCCTGTATGGGGGCGTGGCCACCGGCCTGGGCGTCTTTCTGGTCCTCCATCACTGCTTCAAGCGCCTGGATGTCCAGGCGGCCTGGCTAAGCTGCTGCCCGGGCTACCATCGCTCGCAGCCCATGCCTGCCTACGGGCCGCCCTGCACGGCTGGCGTCAGCGGGCAGAGCGCCTCAGAGAGGGGCTCGCCGCTTTTCGCGGGTTGTCCGCCACCGCCGGCTGAGCCGAACAACTACTCCTCCTCCGCCAGGTCATCATCCACGCCCAGCGGCGCGGGTAGCACCGGCACCGGGCCCTGCAAACTCACCAACCTTCTGCAGGTGACGCAGGACAACGCCCACAGCGCCGGCCGTGCCCCGACAGGTGCCGGCACCAACACCAGCACAAGCAcggacaacaacaacagcagcagcaagccCGCCAACGACGCTCCATCCGCGCCCAACGCCACCGCTCCGACCCAGCAGCCGCAGAGGAGGAAGGCCGGCGGTCGAACTAAAGCGGGCGGTGCTCTGTACCACCAccggggggaggggaggggacacTATCGGCTCAAGGCCTTGCGgggcggtgggggtgggggtagcgTGGGAGCCCTGGGCCCCCCTGGGATGGAACAAGTGCATCATCTTCACAGGCCCGCGTCCAGCGAGAACGGGAGCCTCCGGAACAGCCACTCAGAGAGCCAGAATGGGCCGCTGACCAATGGGAGGCCCCGTGGGGAGGGGCTAGCGACAAGCCTCTCAGAGGGCAGCGACGGTGGCAGCAGCGGGGGCCGGAAGCCTTTCCCGCTGCTGCCCTCCGTGGCAAGCCGCGTGGCCACGCAGCAGAATGCGCAGCGCCGCAGCGCCAGCCGGGACAACCTCAAAACGGCTGCCGCAGTCGACAGGGACTCCAGACGGAGCTCGTTCCCGCTGAACGTCGCCATGGCGACGGTCATCGGGACTACCACCTCACCCACCCCTGCTGCACCCAATGGGACCCTGAAAGGCTCTGTGATCCAGCTGGACACGAGCAGCACGGACCAATCGCAGGGTTCGGTGGGGATGAGGGGCGGGATTTGGAAGAGTGAGACCACAGTGTGA